A window of Taeniopygia guttata chromosome 14, bTaeGut7.mat, whole genome shotgun sequence contains these coding sequences:
- the FOXL3 gene encoding forkhead box L3 isoform X1, protein MFDNTQYPYNCFNYDGDDYPTCSSDEEKKFTRPAYSYIALIAMAIQQSPSNKVTLSGIYDFIMKKFPYYRSNQRAWQNSIRHNLSLNSCFVKVPRTEGNEKGKGNYWSFAAGCESMLDLFENGNYRRRRRRRNMKREHKEQRPSRGKSPSSPSISSVDSALNNVSSSESKHERIEPGPKLLEPCGFAPNSVTNRQSLSSSSLAKSDSEIKFSIDYILSAPDPLPVLRSQYNMQENKYHLLEAPHINLQFWTM, encoded by the exons ATGTTTGACAACACGCAGTACCCCTATAACTGCTTCAATTATGATGGGGATGATTATCCTACCTGTAGTTCTGACGAAGAGAAGAAATTCACCAGACCAGCGTACAG ctACATTGCCTTAATTGCAATGGCCATCCAGCAAAGCCCTTCAAATAAAGTCACCCTCTCTGGCATTTATGACtttataatgaagaaatttCCTTACTACAGATCAAATCAAAGAGCCTGGCAGAACTCCATCCGACATAACTTATCGCTTAACAGTTGTTTTGTGAAG GTTCCCAGAACAGAAGGGAAtgagaaggggaaaggaaactATTGGAGCTTTGCAGCAGGATGCGAATCCATGCTGGATCTCTTTGAAAATGGGAATTACAGGAGAAGACGGAGGAGGAGGAACATGAAAAGGGAACACAAGGAGCAGAGACCGAGCAGAGGGAAAAGTCCTTCGTCCCCCAGTATCTCTTCTGTGGACTCTGCTTTGAACAACGTTTCCTCTTCTGAAAGTAAACATGAAAGAATTGAACCAGGCCCGAAACTTCTGGAGCCTTGTGGGTTTGCTCCAAACAGCGTGACCAACAGGCAGAGCCTAAGCAGTTCCTCCCTAGCAAAATCGGATTCTGAAATCAAATTTAGCATCGATTACATCCTTTCAGCCCCCGACCCTTTGCCTGTCCTGAGATCTCAATATAAcatgcaagaaaataaatatcacTTACTGGAGGCCCCGCATATTAATCTCCAGTTCTGGACAATGTGA
- the FOXL3 gene encoding forkhead box L3 isoform X2, producing MFDNTQYPYNCFNYDGDDYPTCSSDEEKKFTRPAYRSNQRAWQNSIRHNLSLNSCFVKVPRTEGNEKGKGNYWSFAAGCESMLDLFENGNYRRRRRRRNMKREHKEQRPSRGKSPSSPSISSVDSALNNVSSSESKHERIEPGPKLLEPCGFAPNSVTNRQSLSSSSLAKSDSEIKFSIDYILSAPDPLPVLRSQYNMQENKYHLLEAPHINLQFWTM from the exons ATGTTTGACAACACGCAGTACCCCTATAACTGCTTCAATTATGATGGGGATGATTATCCTACCTGTAGTTCTGACGAAGAGAAGAAATTCACCAGACCAGCGTACAG ATCAAATCAAAGAGCCTGGCAGAACTCCATCCGACATAACTTATCGCTTAACAGTTGTTTTGTGAAG GTTCCCAGAACAGAAGGGAAtgagaaggggaaaggaaactATTGGAGCTTTGCAGCAGGATGCGAATCCATGCTGGATCTCTTTGAAAATGGGAATTACAGGAGAAGACGGAGGAGGAGGAACATGAAAAGGGAACACAAGGAGCAGAGACCGAGCAGAGGGAAAAGTCCTTCGTCCCCCAGTATCTCTTCTGTGGACTCTGCTTTGAACAACGTTTCCTCTTCTGAAAGTAAACATGAAAGAATTGAACCAGGCCCGAAACTTCTGGAGCCTTGTGGGTTTGCTCCAAACAGCGTGACCAACAGGCAGAGCCTAAGCAGTTCCTCCCTAGCAAAATCGGATTCTGAAATCAAATTTAGCATCGATTACATCCTTTCAGCCCCCGACCCTTTGCCTGTCCTGAGATCTCAATATAAcatgcaagaaaataaatatcacTTACTGGAGGCCCCGCATATTAATCTCCAGTTCTGGACAATGTGA